One window from the genome of Erwinia sorbitola encodes:
- a CDS encoding NAD(P)/FAD-dependent oxidoreductase has protein sequence MEHINSYYAATTNPHDPWPQLEGSIECDVCIIGGGFTGLSSALFLTEAGYDVVLLEAARIGFGASGRNGGQVVNSYSRDVDVIEQRYGKETARLLGSMMFEGATIIRDRIDRYAINCDYRQGGIFAALNQRQMQHLTTQHGLWQRYGNHDVELLDQSGIRREVGTERYVGGLLDKRGGHLHPLNLALGEAEAIRRHGGRIYENSAATAVNYGTPHRVRTARGEVSARFVIFAGNAYLAPHLEPRLARKSLPCGSQIVATEPLSADKALSLLPNNRCVEDCNYLLDYFRLTADNRLLYGGGVIYGARDPGDIDALIRPKLLKTFPQLAGIKFDYAWSGNFLLTLSRMPQFGRLENGVYYMQGDSGHGVTCTHLAGKLIAEAMRGDAERFDAFATLPHLPFPGGRRLRVPLTAIGAAWYALRDRLGV, from the coding sequence ATGGAACATATCAACAGCTATTATGCCGCAACCACTAATCCGCACGATCCCTGGCCGCAGCTGGAAGGGAGTATTGAGTGTGATGTCTGCATTATTGGCGGGGGCTTCACCGGATTATCTTCCGCGCTGTTCCTCACCGAGGCAGGCTACGACGTAGTGCTGCTGGAGGCGGCGCGCATTGGCTTTGGTGCCAGCGGGCGTAACGGCGGCCAGGTAGTGAACTCCTACAGCCGCGATGTTGATGTCATTGAACAACGCTACGGCAAAGAGACGGCGCGCCTGCTTGGCAGCATGATGTTTGAAGGGGCGACGATCATACGCGATCGCATCGATCGCTATGCGATTAACTGCGACTATCGTCAGGGCGGTATTTTTGCCGCACTGAATCAGCGCCAGATGCAGCATCTGACCACCCAGCACGGCTTATGGCAGCGCTACGGCAATCACGATGTGGAGCTGCTCGATCAGAGCGGTATCCGGCGCGAAGTGGGAACTGAGCGCTACGTGGGCGGGCTTTTGGATAAGCGTGGCGGCCATCTGCATCCGCTGAATCTGGCTTTGGGTGAAGCCGAAGCCATTCGTCGTCACGGCGGACGCATCTATGAAAACTCAGCGGCAACCGCAGTGAATTATGGTACCCCGCATCGGGTGCGTACGGCACGCGGCGAGGTGAGCGCCCGCTTTGTGATCTTTGCCGGTAATGCCTATCTCGCTCCTCATCTTGAACCACGGCTGGCGAGAAAAAGCCTGCCCTGCGGCTCGCAAATCGTCGCCACTGAACCCCTTTCAGCGGACAAGGCGCTGTCGCTGCTGCCTAATAATCGCTGTGTAGAAGACTGTAACTATCTGCTGGATTACTTCCGTCTGACCGCCGATAACCGCCTGTTATATGGGGGTGGCGTGATCTACGGGGCGCGGGATCCGGGGGATATCGATGCGCTTATTCGCCCTAAACTGCTGAAAACCTTCCCGCAGCTGGCTGGCATCAAATTTGACTATGCGTGGAGCGGTAACTTTCTGCTGACCCTGTCACGGATGCCGCAGTTCGGACGCCTTGAGAACGGTGTGTACTATATGCAGGGTGACAGCGGCCACGGAGTGACCTGCACTCATCTGGCCGGGAAGCTGATTGCGGAAGCGATGCGCGGCGATGCGGAGCGCTTTGATGCCTTCGCCACGCTTCCGCACCTGCCCTTCCCCGGCGGACGTCGCCTGCGCGTTCCGCTTACCGCCATTGGTGCGGCGTGGTATGCACTCAGGGATCGGCTGGGCGTATAG
- the puuR gene encoding HTH-type transcriptional regulator PuuR produces the protein MSETMLAPGRRLSELRQQMGLSQRRVAELSGLTHSAISTIEQDKVSPAVSTLQKLLKVYGLSLSEFFAEKALDETPKVVIDAHELIDIGSQGVSLRLIHNGNPQRTLAMLLESYEPGATTGEKIRHQGEETGTVLEGEIILTISGQSFPLYAGQSYVIDTGKPHSFTNSSARPCRIISAHTPATF, from the coding sequence ATGAGCGAAACCATGCTGGCACCCGGGCGGCGCTTATCAGAGCTACGGCAGCAGATGGGATTATCACAAAGGCGCGTGGCGGAACTGTCCGGCCTGACGCACAGCGCTATCAGCACCATCGAACAGGATAAAGTCAGCCCGGCGGTCAGCACGCTGCAAAAACTGCTTAAGGTATACGGCCTGTCACTGTCCGAATTTTTTGCCGAAAAGGCGCTGGATGAGACGCCAAAGGTGGTAATTGATGCTCATGAGCTGATCGACATCGGCAGCCAGGGGGTTTCGCTGCGGCTGATCCACAACGGCAACCCCCAGCGGACGCTGGCGATGCTGCTGGAAAGCTACGAGCCGGGTGCCACCACCGGCGAAAAAATTCGTCATCAGGGGGAAGAGACCGGCACCGTGCTGGAGGGAGAAATTATTCTTACCATCAGCGGCCAGAGCTTCCCGCTATACGCCGGGCAGAGCTACGTGATCGACACCGGCAAACCGCACAGCTTTACCAATTCATCGGCCCGGCCCTGCCGCATTATCAGCGCTCATACTCCAGCCACGTTCTGA
- the puuD gene encoding gamma-glutamyl-gamma-aminobutyrate hydrolase gives MGIIFDKPLIGVVMCQIDKGGHPTQMVHNKYLDAILSGGGIPLALPHGLMSAPHLLENAMTVLDGILLTGSPSNIEPHHYGESGSEALADPGRDALSFALIRYALDRQMPLLAICRGLQELVVATGGTLHRQLHQVPGLQEHREDEELLLDQQYAPAHEVWVEPGGLLAPLVNDCEKFWVNSLHQQGIRTTGDDLRIEARAGDGLIEAVSHRQHPFALAVQWHPEWHSTTSALSRQLFEGFIAACRSVKKEARP, from the coding sequence ATGGGCATTATTTTTGACAAGCCATTGATTGGCGTGGTGATGTGCCAGATTGATAAAGGCGGCCATCCGACTCAGATGGTGCATAACAAATATCTCGACGCGATTCTCTCTGGTGGCGGTATTCCGCTGGCGCTTCCCCACGGACTGATGTCCGCTCCTCATCTATTAGAAAATGCTATGACGGTACTGGATGGCATCCTGCTTACCGGCAGCCCCAGCAATATCGAACCTCACCACTACGGTGAAAGCGGTAGCGAGGCGCTGGCCGATCCCGGGCGCGATGCGCTCTCTTTTGCCCTGATCCGCTATGCGCTGGATCGCCAGATGCCACTGCTGGCCATTTGCCGTGGTTTACAGGAACTGGTGGTAGCCACTGGCGGCACGCTGCATCGCCAGCTGCACCAGGTTCCGGGTTTGCAGGAGCATCGTGAAGACGAAGAGCTGTTGCTGGATCAGCAGTATGCCCCGGCCCATGAGGTGTGGGTGGAACCTGGCGGCCTGCTGGCACCGCTGGTCAATGATTGCGAGAAATTCTGGGTGAACTCCCTGCATCAGCAGGGTATCCGCACAACAGGGGATGACCTGCGCATTGAGGCGCGCGCCGGAGACGGGCTGATCGAAGCCGTCAGCCACCGTCAGCACCCGTTTGCCCTTGCGGTACAGTGGCATCCGGAATGGCACAGCACCACTTCCGCCCTCTCACGCCAGCTGTTTGAAGGGTTTATCGCCGCCTGTCGTTCGGTGAAAAAGGAAGCCCGGCCATGA
- a CDS encoding glutamine synthetase family protein, with the protein MTNIVEVEDFTRHSEEKRTSAFRNEVKAYLERHPETQYADILLNDLNGVFRGKRIPIASLAKLDKGCYFPASVFAMDILGNTVEEAGLGQALGEPDNICMPVEGTLTPSASDPQHLAQVLLTMCNQDGTPFDVEPRNVLNHLWQRLRNRGLFPVVAVELEFYLVDKQRDAEGDIQPPCAPGSDDRNRQSQVYSVDNLDHFSAVLGDIDALAHVQGIPADGALAEASPGQFEINLHHTRHVLSACDHAVQLKRLVRQVAGQHGMSATFMAKPYEEYAGSGMHVHISMLDAAGHNAFACDDGSDSPLLKRALAGMIDLMPASMALLAPNVNSYRRFLPDAFVPLQASWGHNNRTVALRIPCGDQQNHRVEYRVAGADANPYLVMAAILAGILHGLDNQLPLLHAVTGNGHEAEGNPLPIRQSDALNTFEQSHGLQTLLGTRFGFVWHQCKHHELMHFERMITATEIDWMFKNA; encoded by the coding sequence ATGACAAACATCGTGGAAGTAGAAGACTTCACGCGACACAGTGAAGAGAAACGAACCAGCGCGTTCCGGAATGAAGTGAAAGCTTATCTGGAACGCCATCCTGAAACGCAATATGCCGATATTCTTCTTAATGATTTAAACGGGGTGTTTCGCGGTAAACGTATCCCCATCGCCAGCCTGGCAAAGCTTGATAAAGGCTGTTATTTCCCGGCATCTGTGTTCGCCATGGATATTCTGGGCAACACCGTTGAAGAGGCGGGGCTGGGCCAGGCGCTTGGCGAACCCGATAATATCTGTATGCCGGTGGAGGGCACTCTTACCCCGTCCGCTTCTGACCCGCAACATCTGGCACAGGTTCTGCTGACCATGTGCAATCAAGATGGCACTCCCTTTGACGTTGAACCCCGAAACGTACTTAATCACCTCTGGCAGCGACTGCGCAATCGAGGTTTGTTTCCGGTGGTAGCGGTAGAGCTGGAGTTCTATCTGGTCGATAAGCAGCGCGATGCGGAAGGTGATATTCAGCCGCCGTGTGCGCCGGGCAGCGACGATCGAAACAGGCAGAGTCAGGTTTACTCCGTCGATAACCTGGATCACTTCTCTGCGGTGCTGGGCGATATTGATGCGCTGGCACATGTGCAGGGAATTCCGGCGGACGGCGCTCTGGCGGAGGCATCTCCAGGGCAGTTTGAAATTAACCTGCACCACACCCGCCATGTGCTCAGTGCCTGCGATCATGCGGTTCAGCTTAAACGCCTGGTTCGACAGGTCGCCGGACAGCACGGCATGAGCGCCACGTTTATGGCAAAACCTTATGAGGAGTACGCAGGCAGCGGGATGCATGTGCATATCAGTATGCTGGATGCTGCCGGACATAATGCCTTTGCCTGTGACGACGGCAGCGATTCACCGCTGTTAAAGCGTGCGCTGGCCGGAATGATTGATCTGATGCCTGCTTCTATGGCGCTGCTGGCACCGAACGTAAATTCTTATCGGCGCTTTCTGCCGGATGCTTTTGTGCCGCTTCAGGCATCCTGGGGGCATAACAACCGTACCGTGGCCCTGCGTATCCCTTGTGGAGACCAGCAGAACCACCGCGTGGAGTATCGCGTGGCCGGAGCCGATGCGAATCCCTACCTGGTGATGGCGGCTATTCTGGCGGGCATACTGCACGGGCTGGATAATCAGTTGCCGCTTCTCCATGCGGTAACCGGTAACGGTCATGAAGCTGAGGGGAATCCGTTACCGATTCGTCAAAGCGATGCGCTTAACACCTTTGAACAGAGTCATGGGTTACAGACGCTGCTGGGAACGCGTTTTGGTTTTGTCTGGCATCAGTGCAAACATCATGAACTGATGCATTTTGAGCGAATGATTACCGCGACCGAAATCGACTGGATGTTTAAAAACGCCTGA
- a CDS encoding APC family permease → MSLDTLNSAAQPRAKLKKTLTLLPVVMMGLAYMQPMTLFDTFGIVSGLTDGHVATAYAFALIAILFTALSYGQLVRRFPSAGSAYTYAQKAISPHVGFMVGWSSLLDYLFMPMINILLAKIYWEALVPGIPSWIFVVLLVGFMTLSNLKGIKTVANFNSVIVVLQVVVIVAIMAMVVWGVAHGEGAGTLVSSKPFWSENAHVVPMITGATILCFSFLGFDGISSLSEETKDAERVIPKAIFLTALIGGLIFIVVSYFLQLYFPDISRFKDPDASQPEIMLYVAGKAFQFGILIFSCITVLASGMAAHAGVSRLMYVMGRDGVFPERFFGYIHPKWRTPALNVLLVGVIALSSVSFDLVTATALINFGALVAFTFVNLSVISQFWIREKRNKTLKDNFKFLVLPMLGALTVGALWVNLEESSMVLGLVWAAIGLIYLTFVTRSFRNPVPQCSEDLM, encoded by the coding sequence ATGTCGCTTGATACCCTCAATTCAGCCGCCCAGCCGCGTGCAAAACTGAAAAAAACGCTGACGTTATTGCCTGTTGTCATGATGGGTCTGGCTTATATGCAGCCAATGACCTTATTCGATACTTTTGGCATTGTTTCTGGCCTGACCGATGGCCACGTCGCAACCGCATACGCATTCGCGCTGATTGCTATTCTGTTTACCGCACTGAGCTACGGCCAGTTGGTACGTCGGTTCCCGTCTGCGGGTTCTGCCTATACCTATGCGCAGAAAGCGATCAGCCCGCACGTCGGCTTTATGGTCGGCTGGTCTTCGCTGCTTGATTATCTGTTTATGCCGATGATCAATATTTTACTGGCGAAAATTTATTGGGAAGCGCTGGTTCCCGGTATTCCATCGTGGATCTTTGTGGTGTTACTGGTGGGCTTTATGACCCTCTCTAACCTCAAAGGCATCAAAACCGTTGCCAACTTTAACAGCGTCATCGTGGTGCTACAGGTGGTGGTGATCGTGGCGATTATGGCCATGGTGGTCTGGGGTGTGGCGCACGGCGAAGGCGCTGGCACACTGGTCAGCAGCAAACCATTCTGGTCTGAAAATGCCCATGTGGTACCGATGATCACCGGGGCAACGATACTCTGCTTCTCCTTCCTCGGCTTTGACGGCATCAGTTCGCTGTCGGAAGAGACTAAAGACGCAGAGCGTGTTATCCCGAAAGCGATCTTCCTTACTGCGCTGATCGGCGGCCTCATCTTTATTGTGGTGTCGTATTTCCTGCAACTGTACTTCCCGGATATCTCGCGCTTTAAAGATCCGGACGCGTCACAGCCGGAAATTATGCTGTATGTGGCAGGCAAAGCCTTCCAGTTCGGCATTCTGATCTTCTCCTGTATCACCGTACTGGCTTCCGGTATGGCGGCACATGCTGGCGTATCTCGTCTGATGTATGTGATGGGGCGCGATGGGGTGTTCCCGGAACGTTTCTTCGGTTATATCCATCCGAAATGGCGTACTCCGGCACTGAACGTACTGCTGGTGGGCGTGATTGCGCTGTCATCGGTGTCGTTTGACCTGGTGACCGCAACGGCGCTGATTAACTTTGGTGCGCTGGTGGCGTTTACCTTTGTTAACCTGTCGGTGATTTCACAGTTCTGGATCCGTGAAAAGCGTAACAAGACTCTGAAAGATAACTTCAAGTTCCTGGTGCTACCGATGCTGGGCGCGCTGACAGTTGGCGCTCTGTGGGTGAATCTGGAAGAGAGCTCAATGGTGCTCGGTCTGGTATGGGCGGCAATTGGCCTGATCTATCTGACCTTTGTTACCCGCAGCTTCCGTAATCCGGTGCCGCAGTGCAGTGAAGATTTGATGTAA
- the sbcB gene encoding exodeoxyribonuclease I: MKDTTNQPTFLFHDYETFGKSPSLDRPAQFAGIRTDMDFNIIGEPEVFYCQPADDYLPQPEAVMITGITPQIARARGVSEAEFTHRIHQLFSEPNTCIVGYNNVRFDDEVTRNLLYRNFYDPYAWSWQYGNSRWDLLDVMRACYALRPDGIEWPENDDGLPSFRLEHLTKANGVAHENAHDAMSDVYATIAMAKLVKEKQPRLYDFLFSHRNKQKVSALVDIPQMKPLVHISGMFGAARGNTSWIAPLAWHPENRNALITCDLGGDMTPLLTLNADELRERLYTPRSELGDASPVPLKLVHINKCPVVAPANTLRPEDAERIGIDRQRCLDNLTLLRQHPEVREKVVTLYADAEPFTPSDDVDAQLYSGFFSDADRNAMNIIRQTAPENLPALDIAFNDARIEKLLFRFRARNYPGTLDDAEQKRWLQHRREMLNPERVQSYVQELEMLFNQYEGDQVKLDQLKALFEYARELVS, from the coding sequence GTGAAAGACACAACTAATCAACCTACGTTCCTTTTCCACGATTATGAGACCTTCGGCAAAAGTCCGTCACTGGATCGTCCCGCTCAGTTTGCCGGGATCCGCACCGATATGGATTTCAATATTATCGGCGAGCCGGAGGTGTTTTACTGCCAGCCTGCGGATGACTATCTGCCGCAGCCTGAAGCCGTGATGATTACCGGCATCACTCCGCAGATTGCACGCGCACGCGGCGTCAGCGAAGCGGAGTTTACCCATCGCATCCATCAGCTATTCAGCGAACCCAACACCTGTATTGTGGGCTATAACAACGTACGTTTTGACGATGAAGTTACCCGCAACCTGTTATATCGCAACTTTTACGACCCCTACGCCTGGAGCTGGCAGTACGGTAACAGCCGCTGGGATCTGCTCGATGTGATGCGCGCCTGCTATGCCCTGCGCCCGGATGGAATTGAATGGCCGGAAAACGACGACGGTTTGCCGAGCTTCCGTCTTGAGCACCTGACAAAAGCCAACGGCGTTGCTCATGAAAACGCCCATGATGCGATGTCAGATGTGTATGCCACTATCGCCATGGCAAAACTGGTGAAAGAGAAGCAACCACGCCTGTATGACTTCCTTTTTAGTCACCGCAATAAGCAGAAAGTGAGCGCGCTGGTTGATATTCCTCAGATGAAACCGCTGGTGCATATTTCAGGGATGTTCGGTGCCGCACGCGGCAATACCAGCTGGATTGCTCCGCTTGCCTGGCATCCGGAGAATCGCAATGCCCTGATCACCTGTGACCTTGGCGGCGATATGACACCGCTGCTGACCCTGAATGCAGATGAGCTGCGTGAGCGCCTGTATACGCCCCGCAGTGAGCTTGGGGATGCCTCGCCAGTACCGCTGAAGCTGGTACATATCAACAAGTGTCCGGTGGTCGCTCCGGCTAATACGCTGCGCCCGGAAGATGCTGAACGTATTGGCATCGACCGCCAGCGCTGCCTGGATAACCTTACCCTGCTGCGCCAGCATCCTGAAGTGCGGGAAAAAGTGGTGACTCTGTATGCCGATGCGGAACCTTTCACCCCGTCAGATGACGTTGATGCCCAGCTCTATTCGGGCTTTTTTAGCGATGCCGACCGCAACGCGATGAACATTATTCGTCAGACTGCCCCGGAAAATCTCCCGGCGCTCGATATCGCTTTTAATGATGCACGTATTGAAAAGCTGCTGTTCCGTTTCCGCGCCCGTAACTATCCCGGAACGTTGGATGATGCAGAGCAGAAACGCTGGCTACAGCATCGTCGTGAGATGCTCAACCCGGAGCGGGTACAGAGCTATGTGCAGGAGCTGGAGATGCTGTTTAATCAGTACGAAGGGGATCAGGTTAAACTGGATCAGCTGAAAGCGCTGTTTGAGTATGCACGGGAGCTGGTGTCGTAG
- a CDS encoding tyrosine-type recombinase/integrase, producing the protein MALSDTKLRSIHTKPYSGSPEVADADGLSVRISPRGVITFQYRYRWGGKAQRLGLGRYPAMSLKDARATTADLRVMYDSGKDPRLYFESESGDKSMTVADCLDYWHENYVKVALRPRTQVLYESTLLKNLRNSFPGRSISGISVKQWVDLFTAQERDNPRRARQLLTQMRSAIGWCIRRQVIDNCSVMRISPKDVGTRSETGSRVLTYTELAKIWIAIERSRAATSNKLLHQMLMLWGARVSELRLSERSEFDMNELVWTVPKEHSKMGNIIRRPIFEQIKPLLEKAMMTYDQALFPGANIKQPITISAANRYIQRVRDGMDLNYWRAHDFRRTLVTRLSEEGVAPHVTERMLGHELGGVMAVYNKHDWLEEQRKGYELHADKLLWHVKRLSD; encoded by the coding sequence ATGGCCCTCAGTGACACTAAACTCCGCTCCATACATACTAAACCATATTCGGGAAGCCCTGAAGTAGCAGACGCTGATGGTCTTAGCGTTCGCATATCGCCGAGGGGTGTTATCACATTTCAGTATCGATACAGATGGGGCGGGAAAGCCCAGCGATTAGGTCTTGGCCGATACCCGGCGATGAGCCTAAAGGATGCCAGAGCAACGACCGCCGACCTTCGCGTAATGTATGACAGCGGGAAAGACCCGCGCCTCTACTTCGAAAGCGAATCTGGCGATAAGAGCATGACTGTTGCTGATTGCCTGGATTACTGGCATGAAAATTATGTAAAAGTGGCATTGAGGCCAAGAACGCAGGTGTTATACGAGTCAACTCTACTGAAGAATCTCCGTAATTCTTTCCCTGGGCGCTCAATCTCTGGCATATCTGTAAAACAGTGGGTAGATCTGTTTACTGCTCAGGAGAGGGATAACCCACGTCGAGCGAGACAGCTTCTCACACAGATGCGTTCAGCTATTGGCTGGTGCATCCGCCGCCAGGTAATAGATAACTGCTCTGTAATGCGCATCTCTCCGAAAGACGTTGGCACCCGGTCAGAAACGGGTAGCCGTGTCCTGACGTATACGGAGCTGGCGAAAATCTGGATCGCGATAGAGAGGAGCAGGGCGGCCACATCTAACAAGCTTCTTCATCAGATGCTGATGCTTTGGGGGGCGCGAGTATCTGAACTACGCCTGTCCGAACGGTCAGAGTTCGATATGAACGAGCTGGTATGGACTGTTCCGAAAGAGCACAGCAAAATGGGTAACATCATCAGAAGGCCTATTTTTGAGCAGATAAAGCCCTTGCTTGAAAAGGCGATGATGACGTATGACCAGGCGCTATTTCCGGGGGCCAACATCAAGCAGCCGATAACTATTTCAGCAGCTAACAGGTACATCCAGAGGGTCAGAGATGGGATGGACTTAAACTACTGGCGGGCGCATGATTTCAGACGAACCCTGGTCACGCGCCTTTCTGAAGAGGGTGTGGCCCCGCATGTTACAGAGAGAATGCTGGGGCATGAGCTTGGCGGGGTAATGGCTGTATATAACAAGCATGACTGGCTTGAGGAACAGCGGAAGGGGTATGAGTTGCATGCCGATAAGCTGCTCTGGCACGTTAAGAGGCTTTCTGATTAA
- a CDS encoding class I SAM-dependent methyltransferase codes for MSETTILDMCCGSRMFWLDKQDDRAIFSDRRCEEHVLCDGRLLNISPDVIADFRHLPFANNSFSQVVFDPPHLDRAGENGWMRKKYGVLDRDGWREDIRKGFSEAFRVLRPQGTLVFKWNETQIPVRHVIELTDQKPTIWQRTGKGDKTHWILFLKS; via the coding sequence ATGAGTGAAACAACAATTTTAGACATGTGCTGCGGGTCAAGGATGTTCTGGCTTGATAAGCAAGATGACCGGGCCATTTTCTCAGACCGTCGATGTGAGGAGCATGTCCTTTGCGATGGTCGTCTTTTAAATATTTCCCCAGATGTGATCGCAGACTTCCGTCACCTTCCATTCGCCAATAATAGTTTCTCTCAAGTTGTTTTTGACCCACCACATCTTGATCGTGCTGGAGAAAATGGATGGATGCGAAAAAAGTACGGAGTGCTAGACAGGGATGGTTGGCGAGAAGATATCCGAAAGGGATTTTCCGAAGCATTTAGAGTGCTGCGTCCACAAGGCACGCTGGTATTCAAATGGAATGAAACTCAAATTCCTGTTCGGCACGTCATCGAGCTAACTGACCAAAAACCAACGATCTGGCAGCGTACTGGAAAGGGTGACAAAACTCACTGGATTCTCTTTCTCAAGTCTTAA